Proteins found in one Quercus robur chromosome 2, dhQueRobu3.1, whole genome shotgun sequence genomic segment:
- the LOC126714750 gene encoding pre-rRNA-processing protein ESF2, translated as MVDEECDFHSAKSRGKSSIKKKNKKKQLLNEKEAVDRRFGMEGNPKFNDAITNSKKKGLLVGTVKVENKQEDQLEFKGGNHLEEKDEVNSLKSNDEMPTEHKLLLNKKEVEGNSKSDDDASENEQKNLSVEVGKAKIKEEVNGESHLDEEEQMVKRYKEYSEANAKIAADLQKEKKKKRVLERAAKGGMRGICYLSRIPPKMDPDGLRVILSQYGEIDRIYLVSQNPASQVHRSRAGKYGKQKFSEGWVEFTDKKVAKRVANMLNGEQIGGRKRSQFYYDMWNIKYLSKFKWDDLTAEIVEKNAIREQKLDLEISAAKRERDFYLKKVDKSRALSAIEERLQKKRKVQQELGVNSDLPVSQQAAKVIRHFPQKQPVTNNAGQAKARLSKDTLAGVFADS; from the exons ATGGTTGATGAAGAATGCGATTTTCATAGTGCAAAATCCAGGGGTAAAAGtagcataaaaaagaaaaataaaaagaagcaatTATTAAATGAAAAGGAAGCAGTTGACAGGAGGTTCGGAATGGAAGGGAATCCAAAATTCAATGATGCAATCACAAACAGCAAGAAAAAGGGTTTATTAGTGGGAACTGTGAAGGTTGAGAATAAACAAGAGGATCAACTAGAGTTTAAGGGAGGGAATCATCTAGAGGAGAAAGACGAGGTTAATAGTCTGAAATCCAATGATGAAATGCCAACTGAACATAAGTTATtgttaaacaaaaaagaagtggAGGGGAATTCAAAATCTGATGACGATGCTAGTGAAAacgaacaaaaaaatttgtcgGTGGAAGTTGGGAAGGCTAAGATTAAAGAAGAGGTGAATGGAGAGAGTCATTTGGATGAGGAAGAACAAATGGTTAAAAGATATAAGGAGTATTCAGAAGCGAATGCTAAGATCGCCGCAGAtcttcagaaagaaaaaaagaagaagcggGTTTTGGAGCGAGCTGCAAAGGGTGGCATGCGTGGCATTTGCTACTTGAGTCGGATTCCTCCAAAAATGGATCCTGATGGTCTTCGTGTTATTCTCTCTCAATATGGAGAAATAGATCGGATTTATCTGGTATCTCAAA ATCCAGCTTCTCAAGTACATCGTAGTCGAGCTGGTAAGTACGGAAAGCAAAAATTTTCTGAAGG ATGGGTTGAATTTACAGATAAAAAGGTTGCTAAGAGAGTTGCTAATATGTTAAATGGTGAACAAATAG GTGGAAGGAAGAGGTCACAATTCTATTATGATATGTGGAATATCAAGTACTTGAGTAAATTCAAGTGGGATGATCTTACTGCAGAGATTG TTGAGAAGAATGCCATTCGAGAGCAAAAACTAGATTTAGAAATTTCTGCGGCCAAAAGGGAACGGGATTTCTATCTCAAAAAAGTTGATAAGTCCCGTGCTTTGAGTGCTATAGAAGAACGATTACAGAAg AAGCGAAAGGTCCAACAAGAGTTAGGAGTGAACTCCGATCTCCCTGTTAGCCAGCAGGCAGCAAAGGTTATTCGCCATTTCCCACAAAAGCAACCAGTTACAAATAATGCAGGACAAGCCAAAGCTCGACTTTCGAAAGATACCCTGGCTGGG GTATTTGCTGATTCTTAG
- the LOC126714752 gene encoding pentatricopeptide repeat-containing protein At4g35850, mitochondrial, translating to MKLLFQSFTGHHRSVARVLGRRYFAASTEEYAKRNYANNVSEYNSVVGSLTAQRRHFLLRDVYDDMMLDGVQPTRDVFHSLIVGTMKGVRLQDGFYFKDQMKTTGLLPDVNLYNILISLCGKCKNSDQAVQILEEMKKSEVKPNAQTFVCLLNACAAAGRLDRVYAIVRDMTAAGVGLNKFCYAGLITAHKNKTPVADDFATKVIEFVERSKDSLAVDSTGTTAENVMMGVSEEEMYNIPTAEYVYRRGGFVNRQLMIYHVALHACADLKNVEVMETLLEMLKNNGNTPDVFTVMQVMRCYLHSGDIDRGLKTFEDYMSSGKPPIVELYVTLVEGAMVGHTPKGMQLAQDTLVNMNSRDFFLSPKMGSDLLLLASGEKTGGYTTANYIWDLMQARNFIPSPPAVEAYYKGLKEREIPEDDPRLLLVSKTYDNLRQRSGPGPRRP from the exons ATGAAGCTTCTCTTCCAATCTTTCACCG GCCACCATAGATCAGTAGCTCGAGTACTGGGTCGCCGGTACTTTGCAGCTTCAACAGAAGAGTATGCAAAGCGAAACTACGCCAACAATGTCTCTGAGTACAACTCTGTTGTGGGCTCACTCACTGCCCAAAGAag GCATTTCTTGTTGAGGGATGTGTATGATGATATGATGTTGGATGGGGTGCAGCCCACAAGGGATGTGTTCCACTCCCTCATTGTTGGGACAATGAAAGGTGTCCGCTTGCAAGACGGTTTTTACTTCAAGGATCAAATGAAAACCACCGGTTTGCTTCCTGAT GTTAATTTATACAACATTTTAATCTCGTTATGCGGGAAATGCAAAAACTCTGACCAGGCAGTCCAG attttggAAGAAATGAAGAAATCTGAAGTAAAGCCCAATGCCCAAACTTTTGTCTGTCTACTTAATGCATGTGCTGCAGCAGGCCGGTTAGATCGAGT GTATGCAATTGTTCGTGATATGACTGCTGCTGGTGTTGGGTTGAACAAATTCTGCTATGCAGGACTTATAACTGCACACAAGAACAAGACACCTGTAGCAGATGATTTTGCCACCAAA gtCATTGAGTTTGTTGAGCGGTCTAAGGACTCTTTGGCAGTTGATTCAACTGGCACTACTGCTGAAAATGTGATGATGGGTGTTTCAGAAGAAGAAATGTATAATATACCCACTGCCGAATATGTTTATAGGCGTGGAGGTTTTGTAAACAGGCAGCTGATGATTTATCATGTTGCTCTTCATGCTTGTGCAGATCTCAAGAATGTAGAG GTGATGGAAACTTTGTTGGAAATGCTAAAGAATAATGGAAACACTCCTGATGTCTTTACGGTGATGCAAGTTATGAG GTGCTATCTACATTCTGGGGACATCGATCGTGGCCTTAAAACTTTTGAAGACTACATGAGTTCAGGGAAGCCGCCTATAGTGGAACTATATGTG ACACTTGTAGAGGGAGCCATGGTTGGGCATACTCCCAAGGGAATGCAACTTGCTCAAGACACGCTG GTAAACATGAATTCCAGGGACTTCTTCTTGAGCCCAAAAATGGGGAGTGATCTCCTCCTTTTAGCTTCTGGTGAAAAA ACTGGTGGATATACTACTGCTAACTATATATGGGATCTGATGCAAGCTCGCAACTTTATTCCTTCACCTCCTGCTGTGGAAGCATATTACAAGGGCTTAAAA GAACGTGAAATACCTGAAGATGATCCACGACTGTTGCTGGTTTCTAAGACTTACGACAACCTTCGCCAAAGATCTGGACCAGGACCTCGACGACCTTAG